A genomic window from Cucumis melo cultivar AY chromosome 8, USDA_Cmelo_AY_1.0, whole genome shotgun sequence includes:
- the LOC103500924 gene encoding protein GL2-INTERACTING REPRESSOR 1, which translates to MNRRNSGGGGAATPKLELKLNLSPPRANRGVESPSRSATVSPTSPPSSCVSSEEEMRYSNSPETTSMMLVGCPRCLMYVMLSEEDPKCPKCKSTVLLDVLHDNAAVKTRKN; encoded by the coding sequence ATGAATCGAAGAAACAGTGGAGGAGGAGGTGCAGCAACGCCAAAGCTTGAGCTGAAATTGAACTTATCGCCGCCGAGAGCAAACAGGGGAGTGGAATCACCGAGCCGGTCTGCCACGGTGTCGCCGACGTCGCCGCCGAGTTCGTGTGTGTCGTCGGAAGAGGAGATGAGATATTCGAACAGCCCCGAAACAACGTCGATGATGCTGGTGGGATGTCCACGTTGTTTGATGTATGTTATGTTGTCGGAAGAAGATCCCAAATGTCCCAAATGCAAAAGCACTGTTCTTCTTGATGTTCTTCACGATAACGCCGCCGTCAAAACTAGAAAAAACTag
- the LOC103500923 gene encoding short chain aldehyde dehydrogenase 1-like, producing MDQSMISSKRLNGKVALITGAASGFGKSTARLFVQHGARVVLADVQDNLAQPLCKELGSEESVSYIHCDVTSDSDVKNAVDFAVERYGKLDIMYNNAGITGQMDPTILGTDGENFKKVFEVNVYGGFLGAKHAARVMIPNRSGVILFTSSVASVNSGESPHAYAMSKHAVVGLMRNLCVELGEFGIRVNSVSPGAIATPLLRNALGFTKKELEEVVRSSAILKGVVATAEDVAEAALYLCSDESRVISGHNLVVDGGYSTANRSFSAAVIRKVSSAFEG from the exons ATGGACCAATCCATGATTTCTTCCAAAAG ATTAAATGGCAAAGTCGCCTTAATCACCGGTGCCGCCAGCGGTTTCGGCAAATCCACCGCCAGATTGTTCGTCCAACATGGCGCCAGAGTAGTCCTCGCCGACGTCCAGGACAATCTCGCCCAACCACTCTGCAAAGAACTCGGATCAGAGGAAAGCGTTTCCTACATACATTGCGACGTAACGAGCGATTCCGATGTTAAAAACGCCGTCGATTTCGCCGTCGAGAGGTATGGGAAACTGGATATAATGTACAACAACGCCGGAATCACCGGCCAAATGGATCCCACGATTTTAGGAACGGATGGAGAAAATTTCAAGAAGGTTTTTGAGGTGAATGTGTACGGAGGATTTTTAGGAGCAAAACATGCGGCTAGGGTTATGATTCCAAATCGGAGTGGAGTGATTCTGTTCACTTCGAGTGTTGCATCGGTGAACAGTGGGGAGTCGCCGCATGCTTATGCAATGTCGAAGCATGCGGTGGTGGGATTGATGAGGAATTTATGTGTGGAATTGGGAGAATTTGGGATTAGGGTTAATTCGGTATCTCCGGGGGCTATTGCGACGCCGCTGCTGAGAAATGCGTTGGGATTTACGAAGAAGGAGTTGGAGGAGGTGGTCCGGTCGTCGGCGATATTGAAAGGAGTGGTGGCGACGGCGGAGGATGTGGCGGAGGCAGCGCTTTACTTGTGTAGTGATGAATCAAGGGTTATAAGTGGGCATAACCTTGTGGTCGACGGTGGATATAGTACTGCTAACCGCTCTTTCTCTGCTGCCGTTATTAGAAAAGTGTCGTCTGCTTTTGAAGGTTAG